The following coding sequences lie in one Serinus canaria isolate serCan28SL12 chromosome 12, serCan2020, whole genome shotgun sequence genomic window:
- the EOGT gene encoding EGF domain-specific O-linked N-acetylglucosamine transferase — MFMLLVFGLLLQEILANSQAENPTEFPNIPEEPFYSYKAINLPDEHIPYFLHNNQHIADICKQDALCPYKKHLKKLKSCWGYEKSCRSENRFSYPVCDYVETGWASDIETAQQIFWKQADFGYVQERLSEVKTHCKPAATGDSSLTCSQYLQHCRATNLYIDLRAVKRNHDRFKEDFFQKGEIGGHCTLDVQAFLAEGQRKSPLQSWFAELQTFTALDFRPLEDGKCDIVIEKPTYFMKLDAGVNMYHHFCDFVNLYITQHINNSFSTDVNIVMWDTSSYGYGDLFSETWKAFTDYEIIHLKTFDSKRVCFKEAVFSLLPRMRYGLFYNTPLISGCHGTGLFRAFSQHVLHRLNITQEGPKDGKIRVTILARSTDYRKILNQNELVNALKTVSTLEVKVVDYKYKELEFSEQLRITHNSDIFIGIHGAGLTHLLFLPDWAVVFELYNCEDERCYLDLARLRGIHYITWRKRNKVFPQDQGHHPTLGEHPKFTNYSFDVEEFMYLVLLAANHVSQHSKWPFRVKHDEF; from the exons ATGTTTATGTTGCTTGTGTTTGGATTGCTACTGCAAGAAATTCTGGCGAATTCCCAAGCTGAAAATCCTACTGAATTCCCAAACATTCCAGAAGAGCCATTCTACAGCTACAAAGCCATCAACTTGCCAGATGAGCACATCCCCTACTTTCTGCACAATAACCAGCACATTGCTGACATCTGTAAGCAGGATGCTCTATGCCCATATAAA AAACACTTGAAGAAACTGAAATCCTGCTGGGGTTATGAGAAATCTTGCAGGTCAGAGAACAGGTTCAGTTACCCAGTGTGTGATTATGTTGAAACTGGGTG GGCAAGTGACATTGAGACAGCCCAGCAGATATTCTGGAAACAAGCAGACTTTGGGTATGTTCAGGAGAGGCTCAGTGAAGTGAAAACCCATTGCAAGCCTGCAGCAACA GGGGATTCATCTCTGACCTGCTCCCAGTAccttcagcactgcagagcaacAAACCTGTACATTGATTTACGAGCTGTGAAGAGAAACCATGACAG ATTCAAAGAAGACTTTTTCCAGAAGGGAGAAATTGGTGGTCATTGTACCCTCGATGTTCAAGCATTTTTGGCTGAAGGTCAGCGCAAGAGCCCTCTGCAGTCTTG GTTTGCAGAACTCCAGACATTCACTGCATTAGACTTCAGGCCTCTGGAAGATGGGAAGTGTGACATTGTTATTGAAAAGCCAACATATTTCATGAAATTAGATGCAG gggTTAATATGTACCATCACTTCTGTGATTTTGTCAACCTTTACATTACCCAGCATATCAATAATTCCTTCAGTACTGATGTCAACATAGTCATGTGGGACACT AGCTCATATGGCTATGGTGACCTGTTCAGTGAGACATGGAAGGCATTTACTGACTATGAAATAATTCACTTGAAAACTTTTGACTCCAAAAGG GTGTGCTTTAAGGAAGCCGTGTTCTCTCTGCTGCCTCGGATGCGGTATGGATTGTTCTATAACACCCCTCTG atctCTGGCTGTCACGGCACGGGGCTGTTCAGAGCCTTTTCTCAGCATGTGCTGCACAGATTAAATATCACCCAGGAAGGACCCAAG gaTGGGAAAATTCGAGTCACCATCCTCGCCCGCAGCACAGATTACCGGAAAATATTAAACCAGAATGAG CTTGTGAATGCTCTGAAAACAGTGTCAACGCTGGAGGTCAAAGTGGTGGACTACAAGTACAA GGAGCTTGAATTTTCAGAGCAATTGAGAATTACCCACAACTCTGATATTTTCATTGGGATACATGGAGCTGGCCTGACCCACCTGCTCTTTCTGCCAGACTGGGCTGTTGTCTTCGAGCT ATACAACTGTGAAGATGAACGTTGTTACCTGGATTTGGCAAGGCTGAGGGGCATTCATTACATCACttggaggaaaaggaataaagtGTTCCCTCAAGATCAG GGACACCACCCAACACTGGGAGAACATCCAAAATTTACAAACTACTCCTTTGATGTGGAAGAATTTATGTATTTGGTGCTTCTGGCTGCAAATCATGTTTCACAGCATTCAAAGTGGCCATTTAGGGTAAAACATGATGAATTCTAA